One window of Elaeis guineensis isolate ETL-2024a chromosome 11, EG11, whole genome shotgun sequence genomic DNA carries:
- the LOC105053946 gene encoding GTP-binding protein YPTM2 isoform X1 — translation MSRSIETDVSVIVSFLFWLYWHCQLHYSFFFYDFWGQLPLKIGKKGRRRRRRTAVANLLDKTKIKNETRAKVPISIRTSTTSAALRRPSLPLLQSPSLFPLFPSPSLPLCYIGSNPAWGRTEPCHQWTNTGCSTSIVNTDINSYDDSYLESYISTIGVDFKIRTVEQDGKTIKLQIWDTAGQERFRTITSSYYRGAHGIIVVYDVTDQESFNNVKQWLNEIDRYASENVNKLLVGNKCDLTANKVISSETAKAFADEMGIPFMETSAKDATNVEQAFMAMAAAIKDRMASQPAMNNARPPTVQIRGQPVNQKTTCCSS, via the exons ATGTCTAGATCGATTGAAACAGATGTTTCAGTCATTGTTTCATTTTTATTTTGGCTTTATTGGCATTGCCAACTtcactattctttttttttctacgaTTTTTGGGGCCAACTTCCCCTGAAAAtcggaaaaaaaggaagaagaagaagaagaagaacagccGTTGCTAACTTGCTTGAtaaaaccaaaataaaaaatgaaacaaGGGCCAAAGTCCCTATTTCAATCCGGACATCTACCACCTCGGCAGCCCTCCGGAGGccgtctctccctctccttcagtccccctctctctttcctctctttccttctccctctttgCCTCTTTGTTATATTGGTTCAAACCCCGCATGGGGCCGTACCGAACCATGCCATCAGTGGACCAATACGGGTTGCAGCACCAGCATAGTCAACACTGATATAAACTCATAT GACGATTCGTACTTGGAGAGTTACATCAGCACCATTGGAGTTGATTTT AAAATACGCACTGTGGAGCAGGACGGGAAGACCATTAAACTTCAAATT TGGGATACTGCTGGGCAAGAACGTTTCAGGACGATTACTAGCAGCTACTATAGAGGTGCTCATGGTATTATT GTGGTTTATGATGTGACAGACCAGGAGAGCTTCAATAATGTAAAGCAATGGTTAAATGAGATTGACCGTTATGCAAGTGAAAACGTGAACAAGCTTCTTGTTGGAAATAAGTGTGATCTTACTGCAAACAAAGTCATCTCTTCTGAGACAGCTAAG GCATTTGCTGATGAAATGGGTATCCCATTCATGGAGACTAGTGCAAAAGATGCCACTAACGTAGAGCAGGCATTCATGGCCATGGCTGCTGCGATCAAGGACAG GATGGCCAGCCAACCAGCAATGAACAATGCCAGGCCACCAACAGTGCAAATCCGTGGGCAGCCTGTCAATCAGAAGACCACCTGCTGCTCGTCTTAA
- the LOC105053946 gene encoding GTP-binding protein YPTM2 isoform X2, protein MNPEYDYLFKLLLIGDSGVGKSCLLLRFADDSYLESYISTIGVDFKIRTVEQDGKTIKLQIWDTAGQERFRTITSSYYRGAHGIIVVYDVTDQESFNNVKQWLNEIDRYASENVNKLLVGNKCDLTANKVISSETAKAFADEMGIPFMETSAKDATNVEQAFMAMAAAIKDRMASQPAMNNARPPTVQIRGQPVNQKTTCCSS, encoded by the exons tGACTATTTGTTCAAACTTTTGCTTATTGGAGATTCAGGGGTTGGCAAATCGTGTCTCCTACTAAGATTTGCA GACGATTCGTACTTGGAGAGTTACATCAGCACCATTGGAGTTGATTTT AAAATACGCACTGTGGAGCAGGACGGGAAGACCATTAAACTTCAAATT TGGGATACTGCTGGGCAAGAACGTTTCAGGACGATTACTAGCAGCTACTATAGAGGTGCTCATGGTATTATT GTGGTTTATGATGTGACAGACCAGGAGAGCTTCAATAATGTAAAGCAATGGTTAAATGAGATTGACCGTTATGCAAGTGAAAACGTGAACAAGCTTCTTGTTGGAAATAAGTGTGATCTTACTGCAAACAAAGTCATCTCTTCTGAGACAGCTAAG GCATTTGCTGATGAAATGGGTATCCCATTCATGGAGACTAGTGCAAAAGATGCCACTAACGTAGAGCAGGCATTCATGGCCATGGCTGCTGCGATCAAGGACAG GATGGCCAGCCAACCAGCAATGAACAATGCCAGGCCACCAACAGTGCAAATCCGTGGGCAGCCTGTCAATCAGAAGACCACCTGCTGCTCGTCTTAA